From one Humulus lupulus chromosome 8, drHumLupu1.1, whole genome shotgun sequence genomic stretch:
- the LOC133798440 gene encoding ACT domain-containing protein ACR9 yields MGISCDDVVLIQPGKTPDDPTIVTINCPDKAGLGCDLCRTILEFGLSITKGDFSTDGRWCYIVLWVVPISDTRQVDWESLKSRLSSYCPSCAFPVYFNQQSTIPSPSPLYLLKFLYLDRKGLLHDVTKVLCELELVIQRVKAMPTPDGKVLDLFFITDCMEQLHTRQRRDGICEHLMAALGDHCITCELQLAGPEYESSQGCSSLSPAIVDELFGYELSDSEACLQALSPDIRAREKASITVDNSLSPAHTLLHIKCVDQKGLFYDILRTSKDYNIRIAHGRFSSNVEGFRKMDLFIQQTDGKKVMDPESQIALCSRLKLDMIHPVRVIIANRGPDTELLVANPVELSGKGRPRVFYDVTLALKVLGIFIFSAEIIRHSSPVRQWEVYRFLLDDNSEFPLASNRARSKIVDRVRRTLMGW; encoded by the exons ATGGGCATCTCTTGTGACGACGTCGTTTTGATCCAGCCGGGGAAAACCCCAGATGACCCCACCATCGTTACTATCAATTGCCCTGATAAGGCTGGCCTTGGTTGCGACCTTTGCAGGACCATTCTTGAGTTTGGCCTGAGCATTACCAAAGGAG ATTTTTCAACGGATGGAAGATGGTGCTACATAGTCTTATGGGTTGTTCCAATTTCTGACACACGTCAAGTTGATTGGGAAAGCTTAAAAAGTCGTCTTAGTTCTTATTGTCCTTCATGTGCTTTCCCAGTTTACTTCAATCAGCAGTCCACCATTCCCTCACCCTCTCCTCTCTACCTGTTAAAGTTTTTGTACCTTGATCGAAAAGGACTCCTACATG ATGTTACCAAAGTCCTCTGCGAGCTTGAACTGGTAATTCAAAGAGTTAAAGCGATGCCAACCCCGGATGGCAAAGTTTTGGACCTTTTCTTCATCACAGATTGCAT GGAACAATTACACACAAGACAGAGAAGAGATGGTATATGTGAACATCTGATGGCTGCTCTAGGAGACCATTGTATTACATGTGAGCTGCAACTAGCTGGACCAGAATACGAAAGTTCACAAGGGTGTTCTTCTCTTTCACCAGCCATTGTTGACGAATTATTTGGGTACGAGTTGTCAGACTCTGAAGCTTGTTTGCAAGCTCTAAGCCCAGATATCAGAGCAAGAGAGAAGGCTTCTATTACAGTTGATAATTCATTGAGTCCTGCTCATACCTTGCTTCATATAAAATGTGTTGACCAGAAAGGACTCTTTTATGACATTTTAAGGACCTCCAAGGACTATAACATACGG ATTGCTCATGGTAGATTCTCTTCCAACGTGGAAGGGTTCCGAAAAATGGATCTATTTATTCAACAAACAGATGGGAAAAAGGTTATGGATCCTGAAAGTCAGATTGCATTATGCTCTCGCTTAAAGTTGGACATGATTCACCCGGTTCGAGTAATCATAGCCAACCGAGGGCCGGATACAGAACTCTTGGTTGCTAATCCAGTTGAGTTATCTGGAAAGGGAAGACCCCGTGTCTTTTATGATGTTACTTTGGCCCTAAAGGTGCTAGGAATATTTATTTTCTCG GCTGAAATTATAAGGCATTCATCTCCTGTTCGTCAGTGGGAAGTCTACAGATTTCTTTTGGATGATAATAGTGAATTTCCATTGGCAAGCAATCGAGCTAGAAGTAAGATTGTGGATAGAGTTAGAAGAACTTTGATGGGTTGGTGA
- the LOC133798441 gene encoding enoyl-CoA delta isomerase 1, peroxisomal yields MCTLEKIGSIFILSLTGPGEHRLNPTLIDAIHSALRRVRSEASSSSALITTAHGKFFSNGYDLDWAGASQSRALLLDSNLKSLVADLISLPVPTIAAVSGHASAAGFILAFSHDYVLMRKDRGFLYMSELDIRLPIPTWFVTLIKCKVGAPAARRLLLLTAAKVTAKEAVEKGIIDSAHDSAESTVAAAVGLAKKLVERKWDGGVYAQIRMELFSEVLGEIRVTNTGSRL; encoded by the coding sequence ATGTGCACGTTGGAGAAGATAGGCAGCATCTTTATACTAAGCCTCACGGGCCCAGGTGAGCACAGGCTAAACCCAACTCTCATCGATGCTATTCACTCAGCCCTACGCAGGGTCCGGTCCGAGGCCTCCTCATCTTCTGCCCTGATCACCACCGCCCACGGCAAGTTCTTCTCCAATGGCTACGACCTCGATTGGGCTGGGGCATCCCAATCCAGAGCCCTTCTTCTCGATTCCAATCTCAAATCTCTCGTCGCTGACCTTATATCGCTCCCCGTGCCCACCATAGCCGCCGTCTCCGGCCACGCCTCTGCCGCCGGATTCATTCTCGCTTTCAGCCACGACTACGTCCTCATGAGGAAAGACAGGGGCTTCCTCTACATGAGCGAGCTTGACATTCGCCTCCCGATCCCAACCTGGTTCGTGACTTTAATCAAGTGCAAGGTCGGCGCTCCAGCGGCTCGGCGGCTTCTTCTTCTTACGGCGGCCAAGGTGACGGCTAAGGAAGCCGTGGAGAAGGGAATAATTGATTCAGCGCACGATAGCGCCGAGTCGACGGTTGCAGCGGCGGTTGGTCTGGCGAAGAAGTTAGTCGAGAGGAAGTGGGATGGAGGCGTGTACGCTCAGATAAGGATGGAGCTGTTCTCTGAGGTTTTGGGCGAGATTCGTGTGACCAACACTGGATCGAGGCTATGA